The Rhopalosiphum maidis isolate BTI-1 chromosome 1, ASM367621v3, whole genome shotgun sequence genome has a segment encoding these proteins:
- the LOC113549750 gene encoding ran-binding protein 9, translating to MAASPNNSSNNTTVVNSDCGGGSTVGGSGSVAVNGSANSPFGQQGEDRLKGLYPMVDEDDTPLPRSWNSKDKFTNLGLSQNNIRVHYKGHGKTHKDAASVRATHPIPASCGLYYFEVKIVSKGRDGYMGVGLSAQGVNMNRLPGWDKHSYGYHGDDGHSFCSSGTGQPYGPTFTTGDIIGCGVDLVHNHCFYTKNGTHLGTAFTDLPPNLFPTVGLQTPGEVVDANFGQLPFVFKIEEMMKELRSQTQMTIQNYPFSYPYSQCQTNFHKMVSTYLVHQGFCATAEAFISQTDQSFEEEIASIKNRQKILKLVSTGRMGEAIEMTNKLYPGLLESNRNLLFKLKCRQFVEMVNGTDSEVTSRSYDSIEIHTTTRPSPKRTLQSNRSPTSIQTNGNIKCQKLSNTTEVTEINSVNLILNGSSDLTTIKTIKNGTPKINDYQIEKMDCNEDNQMTEYNIMSADSVNGHHQNHLIDEDYSSNGYHNGHNCDELSNGTSRVNNNGNEESMDIDQPEYHQTTKKVCGGSKPGVEKMLEFGRELFLLSLQLRQELGRNETNKKMLQDAFSLLAYSNPWDSPVGWQLEASQRDSVCAALNSAILESSNLPRRPPLEMTVGHAYELVKLMAASSMGACAFTNIDELLK from the exons ATGGCGGCCAGCCCGAAcaacagcagcaacaacaCGACAGTGGTGAACTCGGACTGCGGCGGCGGCTCGACCGTCGGCGGTAGCGGTTCCGTGGCTGTCAACGGCAGCGCAAACAGCCCGTTCGGCCAGCAAGGCGAGGACCGGCTGAAGGGCCTGTACCCGATGGTGGACGAGGACGACACGCCGTTGCCACGGAGCTGGAACTCCAAAGACAAGTTCACCAATCTCGGGCTGTCGCAGAACAACATACGTGTACACTacaaag gtcaTGGTAAAACACATAAGGATGCAGCTAGTGTTAGAGCCACACACCCTATTCCTGCTTCTTGtggcttatattattttgaagtaaaaatagtatcaaAAGGACGTGATGGTTACATGGGTGTTGGACTTTCAGCACAAGGAGTCAATATGAATCGTTTACCAG GCTGGGATAAACATTCATATGGTTATCATGGTGATGATGGCCATTCATTTTGCTCAAGTGGCACAGGTCAACCATACGGACCTACATTTACTACTGGCGATATTATCGGATGTGGCGTAGATCTTGTGCACAACCActgtttttatactaaaaatggaACTCATTTAGGAACAGCATTTACTGACCTTCCT CCAAATTTATTTCCCACGGTAGGATTACAAACACCTGGTGAGGTGGTTGATGCCAATTTTGGACAGTTGCCATTTGTGTTCAAAATTGAAGAAATGATGAAAGAGCTCAGAAGCCAAACACAAATGACTATTCAAAATTATCCATTTTCTTATCCATATTCACAGTGCCAGACAAATTtccataa aATGGTTTCTACTTATTTAGTTCACCAAGGTTTCTGTGCAACTGCAGAAGCATTTATTTCTCAAACTGATCAATCATTTGAAGAAGAGATTGCTTCCATAAAAAATCgccaaa aaatattaaaattagtttcaaCTGGTCGAATGGGAGAAGCTATTGAAATGACCAATAAGCTTTATCCTGGATTACTTGAATCAAATCGCAACCTCCTATTTAAGCTCAAATGTCGTCAGTTTGTTGAAATGGTTAATGGTACAGATTCTGAGGTAACATCTCGCTCTTATGATAGTATTGAAATTCATACAACAACTCGTCCTTCGCCAAAACGTACATTACAGTCAAATCGAAGTCCAACATCGATACAAACCAATGg aaatataaaatgtcaaaaattatcaaatactaCTGAAGTGACTGAAATAAATTCAgtgaatttgatattaaatggtTCTTCTGATTTAActacaattaaaacaattaaaaatggtaCACCAAAAATTAATGACTACCAAATAGAAAAAATGGATTGCAACGAAGACAACCAAATgactgaatataatattatgtcagcGGACAGCGTAAATGGACATCATCAAAATCACCTTATAGATGAAGATTATAGTTCAAATGGTTATCACAATGGACATAATTGTGATGAACTTAGTAATGGAACATCAagagttaataataatggaaatgAAGAATCAATGG ATATTGATCAACCAGAATATCATCAAACTACCAAAAAAGTATGTGGTGGCAGTAAACCTGGTGttgaaaaaatgttagaaTTTGGTCGAGAATTGTTCTTACTTAGTTTGCAATTGCGACAAGAATTGGGAAGAAAtgaaaccaataaaaaaatgttacaa gaTGCGTTTAGTTTATTAGCATATTCTAATCCTTGGGATAGTCCTGTTGGTTGGCAACTGGAAGCTTCCCAAAGAGATAGTGTATGTGCAGCACTGAATTCTGCTATTCTAg aaTCGAGTAATTTACCACGACGCCCACCTCTGGAAATGACTGTTGGTCATGCCTATGAACTAGTCAAGCTGATGGCAGCGTCTAGCATGGGAGCATGTGCTTTCACCAATATTGACGAACTGCTCAAATGA